Proteins encoded together in one Planctopirus ephydatiae window:
- the hemB gene encoding porphobilinogen synthase: MSASTRPDGGFFGSSPFQGQFPQTRLRRNRQSTWSRALTQEKHLHVSNLIWPVFVIDGANHEEEVASMPGVFRRTIDRLLPALQEAETLGIPAVAIFPVTESRLKDPEGTEAINPENLVCRTVRAIKEAGLSLGVICDVALDPYTSHGHDGILRNGVIVNDETVARLCQQAVVQAQAGCDVIAPSDMMDGRIGAIRNALDEAQFQHVQLLSYAAKYASAFYGPFRDAVGSASQLGQGDKKTYQMNPANTDEAIREVAMDLAEGADMIMVKPGMPYLDIVHRVKATFGVPTFAYQVSGEYSMIAGAAEKGWVNRELVMLESLLAFRRAGADGILTYFAVEAARRLKNIQ, translated from the coding sequence ATGTCCGCTTCCACAAGACCAGATGGTGGATTTTTCGGGAGCAGCCCGTTCCAAGGGCAGTTTCCTCAAACTCGCCTGCGCCGCAATCGCCAATCGACGTGGTCTCGGGCATTAACACAGGAAAAACATCTGCATGTCAGCAATCTGATCTGGCCCGTCTTCGTGATTGATGGAGCCAATCATGAGGAAGAAGTCGCCAGTATGCCGGGAGTCTTCCGAAGGACCATTGATCGGCTGCTGCCGGCCCTGCAGGAAGCAGAGACACTGGGAATACCGGCTGTGGCCATCTTTCCTGTGACGGAATCACGATTGAAAGATCCTGAAGGAACTGAAGCGATCAATCCTGAAAATCTCGTCTGCCGGACTGTCCGCGCGATCAAAGAGGCGGGGCTTTCACTGGGAGTGATCTGTGATGTGGCCCTTGATCCTTATACATCGCATGGTCATGACGGAATTCTGCGTAACGGGGTGATTGTTAACGATGAGACGGTGGCTCGACTCTGCCAGCAAGCGGTTGTTCAGGCTCAGGCAGGTTGTGACGTCATTGCTCCGTCGGACATGATGGATGGCCGCATCGGTGCGATCCGCAACGCACTGGATGAGGCTCAATTCCAGCATGTGCAATTACTCTCATATGCCGCCAAGTATGCCTCAGCGTTTTACGGGCCATTTCGTGATGCTGTCGGATCGGCTTCACAATTGGGACAGGGTGACAAAAAGACCTACCAGATGAATCCTGCTAATACGGACGAGGCGATTCGCGAAGTGGCGATGGATCTCGCCGAAGGGGCTGACATGATCATGGTCAAGCCCGGCATGCCGTACCTGGATATTGTCCATCGAGTGAAAGCGACTTTCGGCGTGCCCACATTTGCTTATCAGGTCAGTGGTGAATATTCGATGATCGCTGGTGCCGCCGAGAAAGGTTGGGTGAACCGGGAACTGGTGATGCTGGAAAGTCTACTCGCATTTCGCCGGGCGGGTGCGGATGGAATCCTCACTTATTTCGCGGTCGAAGCAGCTCGCCGACTGAAAAATATTCAATGA
- a CDS encoding zinc ribbon domain-containing protein, translating to MINYDYFCPANNETVSVAHGIREQILTWGELCEKAGHLPGTTPAEAPVERLISGGMLAMVAGGRSSASPLPVMNSCCGHPSGCSRHG from the coding sequence ATGATCAATTACGATTATTTCTGTCCTGCAAACAACGAAACTGTCAGCGTTGCCCATGGGATCCGTGAGCAGATTCTCACTTGGGGCGAACTCTGTGAGAAGGCAGGGCATCTGCCTGGAACCACACCGGCAGAGGCACCGGTCGAAAGATTGATCTCGGGCGGTATGCTCGCCATGGTGGCTGGTGGCCGCAGTTCAGCATCTCCTTTACCTGTGATGAACAGTTGCTGTGGTCATCCTTCGGGCTGCAGCCGTCATGGCTAA
- a CDS encoding EboA domain-containing protein, whose protein sequence is MNSIADSTPTVIPSCLPKTSSTTERTEQIAHVLETWLRTRLETSAIEWLAGQSEKVSQGDRKGLFLSFGLVPRKTGKSDLNLTPEELQTAHKVRPGWHPEAWSVDQAARTWLILQWPHRTAEELLSVLDPLFNAGEVRELVALYSALPLLPYPEAHQQRCEEGIRSNIRSVLFAIVYDNPFPAENLCNNSWNQLVLKTLFNDISLSGIWAVDQRNNPELVDMLLDFAEERQAAGRQVPLDLWRPMVRFLNSRATHKLQQLLESGTPDQQRAAFLTLVESNSGTIALDGPASASSLRNEWETGKLNWELLVPRTVS, encoded by the coding sequence ATGAATTCGATCGCTGACTCTACGCCGACCGTCATCCCGAGTTGCCTGCCCAAGACATCATCGACCACAGAACGAACAGAGCAGATTGCTCATGTGTTGGAAACCTGGCTGCGAACAAGGCTGGAGACCTCAGCGATTGAGTGGTTGGCCGGGCAATCGGAAAAGGTCTCTCAAGGAGACCGTAAGGGGTTATTTCTTTCGTTTGGTCTCGTTCCGCGAAAAACTGGCAAATCCGATCTGAACCTCACACCCGAGGAACTTCAAACAGCCCACAAAGTGCGGCCAGGTTGGCATCCTGAGGCCTGGAGCGTCGATCAGGCTGCCAGAACCTGGTTGATTCTCCAATGGCCACATCGAACCGCCGAAGAATTATTGAGTGTCCTTGATCCGCTCTTTAACGCCGGAGAAGTGCGAGAACTTGTGGCTCTGTACAGCGCTTTGCCACTGCTGCCTTATCCGGAGGCCCACCAACAGCGGTGTGAAGAAGGGATTCGTTCCAACATTCGGAGTGTGCTTTTCGCGATTGTTTACGACAACCCATTCCCTGCCGAAAATCTCTGCAATAACTCATGGAACCAACTGGTTCTCAAGACATTGTTCAACGACATCTCACTCAGTGGCATCTGGGCAGTTGATCAACGCAATAATCCGGAACTCGTCGACATGCTGCTCGATTTTGCCGAAGAGCGTCAGGCAGCAGGTCGGCAAGTGCCTCTCGATCTCTGGCGACCTATGGTTCGTTTCTTGAATTCCCGGGCGACCCACAAGCTGCAGCAGCTACTGGAGTCAGGTACTCCTGACCAACAGCGGGCCGCATTCCTTACGTTGGTAGAATCAAATTCCGGCACCATTGCTCTGGACGGGCCTGCTTCCGCCAGCTCTCTTCGTAATGAATGGGAGACGGGCAAATTGAACTGGGAACTTCTCGTGCCGAGAACTGTTAGTTAG
- a CDS encoding TatD family hydrolase → MAFIDPHIHMVSRTTADYEAMAAAGVVAVIEPAFWQGQPRTTAGSFQDYFATLVGFERFRASQFGIRHYCTIGLNSKEANNERLADEVMEMLPLYLTKEGVVAIGEIGFDDQTALEEKYLRLQLELAVEVDLPILIHTPHRNKKRGTYRTMDIIEDLGIAPHRVVIDHNNEETCKEVLDRGYWCAFTIYPRTKMGNERVVEIIRQYGTERVIIDSSADWGVSDALAVPKTARLMEQAGITNDQIEIVTYQNALAAYSPSGQFREEDWLNPTPVDQRTLFQGNSVLRGGQSPRVDEAGEELIIR, encoded by the coding sequence ATGGCCTTTATCGACCCACACATTCACATGGTTTCGCGAACAACTGCCGATTATGAAGCAATGGCAGCTGCTGGGGTCGTGGCTGTCATTGAGCCGGCTTTCTGGCAGGGTCAGCCGCGAACGACTGCCGGTTCGTTTCAGGATTATTTTGCTACGTTGGTCGGCTTCGAACGATTTCGCGCTTCGCAGTTTGGCATTCGCCATTACTGCACGATTGGCCTGAATTCCAAAGAAGCCAATAACGAGCGACTGGCCGATGAAGTGATGGAAATGTTGCCTTTGTATCTCACCAAGGAAGGAGTCGTGGCCATTGGTGAGATTGGCTTTGATGACCAGACCGCTCTCGAAGAGAAGTATTTGAGGTTGCAACTCGAACTGGCCGTCGAGGTCGATCTCCCCATTCTGATTCATACGCCGCATCGCAATAAAAAGCGGGGCACGTACCGCACAATGGATATCATTGAAGATCTCGGGATCGCTCCTCATCGTGTGGTGATTGACCACAACAACGAAGAGACCTGTAAAGAGGTTCTGGATCGTGGTTACTGGTGTGCCTTCACGATTTATCCCCGCACCAAAATGGGAAATGAACGAGTCGTCGAAATCATCCGACAGTACGGGACAGAGCGCGTCATTATCGACTCCTCGGCGGATTGGGGTGTTTCCGATGCTCTGGCTGTTCCCAAAACAGCTCGACTCATGGAACAGGCCGGAATTACCAATGACCAGATCGAAATTGTCACCTATCAGAACGCACTGGCCGCCTATTCGCCGAGTGGTCAATTTCGCGAAGAAGACTGGTTGAATCCCACGCCAGTCGACCAGCGGACTCTTTTCCAGGGAAACAGTGTCCTGCGTGGTGGACAATCCCCTCGTGTCGATGAAGCGGGCGAGGAGTTGATCATCCGCTGA
- a CDS encoding STAS domain-containing protein produces the protein MSSQPYSSFAVYQSGPLTVIGFGRNRPDRLDLGICRDELTLLLRTTKCQSLAVDLTNVRFVPSGMLGLLATIPKLGVELMVFNPNPEIREVLEITRLDSIMRIETVPVSGMLVGES, from the coding sequence ATGTCCAGTCAGCCCTATAGTTCATTTGCAGTCTACCAATCCGGCCCATTAACGGTGATTGGTTTCGGGAGGAACCGCCCGGATCGCCTCGATCTCGGAATCTGCCGCGATGAACTCACATTGCTGCTCCGCACCACGAAGTGTCAGTCGCTGGCTGTCGATCTCACGAATGTCCGCTTTGTCCCCAGTGGCATGCTGGGGCTACTTGCCACCATTCCCAAACTGGGTGTGGAACTGATGGTGTTCAATCCGAATCCAGAGATTCGCGAAGTTCTCGAAATCACCAGGCTCGACAGCATCATGCGGATTGAGACTGTACCTGTCAGCGGCATGCTCGTGGGCGAGTCCTGA
- a CDS encoding serine hydrolase domain-containing protein, producing the protein MVVSSQEAWNRAQALAESWSKAEGVTLSFACGSPRRHYAPRHFGPEIQKLGAALLEGEPAYLVASITKPIVAMAILSLVEGGEILLNDRVTRFLPEFANEQKHGIEVRHLLTHTSGLPDLPPNNVELRKAHATLNDFVSEACRAPLSFAPGRGVQYQSLGYAVLGKIIEKITSLPQGEFIRKTIFEPLGMHDSALGAGTEKSFERIERRQISVQVPPEQTGGDDWNWNSPWWRTLGAPWGGMVCTPTDIVSLLRACLTTIDIEHGQAGPGHGFLSRQSLVRSMENQVQMLPELGEIERRTRGWGYGWRLNWRQHTSPLCELLPETTCGHWGATGTLCWMDPELGAYAVILTSQPADKSRRNICRLSNLLATATLG; encoded by the coding sequence ATGGTTGTCTCTTCGCAGGAAGCATGGAATCGGGCTCAGGCTCTGGCTGAAAGCTGGTCAAAAGCCGAAGGCGTGACGCTTTCCTTCGCCTGTGGATCGCCGCGCAGGCATTACGCGCCCAGGCATTTCGGGCCGGAGATTCAAAAACTGGGAGCGGCTTTACTCGAAGGCGAACCCGCTTATCTTGTGGCTTCGATCACCAAGCCCATCGTGGCGATGGCCATACTTTCATTGGTCGAAGGCGGTGAAATTCTCCTGAATGATCGCGTGACTCGATTTCTTCCAGAATTCGCCAACGAACAGAAGCACGGCATCGAAGTCCGCCATCTGCTGACACATACTTCCGGTTTACCCGATCTCCCGCCCAATAACGTCGAGCTTCGCAAAGCACATGCGACCCTGAATGATTTTGTGTCAGAAGCTTGTCGGGCACCGCTGTCTTTTGCTCCCGGACGGGGAGTGCAGTACCAGTCACTGGGCTATGCGGTGCTGGGGAAAATCATTGAGAAGATCACCAGCTTGCCTCAGGGAGAATTCATTCGAAAAACCATCTTTGAACCGCTGGGAATGCACGATTCGGCTCTGGGAGCAGGGACTGAAAAATCGTTTGAGCGAATTGAACGGCGACAGATCTCCGTTCAAGTACCCCCCGAACAGACCGGCGGTGACGACTGGAACTGGAATAGTCCCTGGTGGCGGACTTTGGGGGCACCCTGGGGTGGAATGGTCTGTACTCCCACAGATATCGTTTCGCTCCTCAGAGCTTGCCTCACCACGATTGATATCGAACATGGCCAGGCAGGACCGGGACACGGGTTTCTTTCGCGTCAGTCACTCGTGAGATCGATGGAAAATCAGGTTCAAATGCTCCCAGAGTTGGGAGAGATCGAACGCCGCACACGGGGTTGGGGTTATGGATGGCGACTCAATTGGCGCCAGCACACATCCCCATTATGCGAACTTCTTCCTGAAACGACTTGCGGGCATTGGGGAGCCACGGGAACACTCTGCTGGATGGATCCGGAATTAGGAGCCTACGCCGTGATTCTGACATCACAACCAGCAGACAAATCCCGCCGAAACATCTGTCGACTCTCCAATCTGCTGGCGACAGCCACTCTGGGATAA
- a CDS encoding TlpA family protein disulfide reductase, with translation MMFRLLGFCLTLGLSPFLLTIAHAQEARVVDKAGFDKAIAAHRGKIVIVDCWATWCVPCIKQFPKSVELADRHAKDSVVLVTLNFDDVSGTKVPAKVNKFLAENAGKGDHLVSAHSLSDDGAEIFGISDAALPHYMIYGRDGKIAARISSTEDLPATHERVEQAVQSLLSKSPR, from the coding sequence ATGATGTTTCGACTTTTAGGATTCTGCCTGACCCTGGGATTAAGCCCGTTTTTGCTGACGATTGCCCATGCCCAGGAAGCTCGCGTGGTGGACAAAGCCGGGTTCGACAAGGCGATCGCAGCACATCGAGGCAAGATTGTCATTGTGGATTGCTGGGCCACCTGGTGTGTGCCTTGCATTAAGCAATTTCCCAAATCAGTCGAACTTGCGGACCGCCATGCCAAGGATAGCGTGGTGCTGGTGACATTGAACTTTGATGATGTCTCTGGAACCAAGGTGCCAGCGAAGGTCAACAAGTTCCTCGCAGAGAACGCCGGCAAAGGCGACCATCTGGTCAGTGCTCATTCTTTGAGTGATGACGGCGCAGAGATTTTTGGAATCTCAGACGCGGCTTTACCTCATTACATGATTTATGGCCGCGATGGAAAAATCGCCGCTCGGATTTCTAGCACCGAAGACCTGCCAGCGACTCACGAGCGAGTCGAACAGGCCGTACAGAGCCTGCTCAGCAAATCGCCCCGGTGA
- the cobA gene encoding uroporphyrinogen-III C-methyltransferase — protein MTNRIGKVYLVGAGPGDAGLLTIRGWQCLQEAHLVLYDGLVNPRILNWSRGEAVRSCRAGRSAGGDRAISTHPGWVSQSEINSRMIEAARNGQIVVRLKGGDPFIFGRGGEEAAALAEAGIPFEVVPGITAATAAAVYSGLSLTHRECASAVAFITGHEDPDKTEQTLNYQSLANFPGTLVFYMGLHRLETIARALIEAGKPAETPAMVVSQATTSRQQSVEATLADIAAKAKQANLLAPSLAMIGNAIRWRTPAAWFEERPLRHLRIAIPRPLEQGELTALECEQLGGSPLLMPTISISSIDDWTLVDGIIDRIAEFDWIIFTSVNGVRCFMQHLWERGLDGRKLARCRLAVIGAGTAAELEKWHLRADFVPSQFRGEVLAEELTQKFPSGRAIWFRANRGREVIPEQLQKAGWSMETAVVYRNEDVTSWPADFWEKLSRKEVDWIALSSPSMARNWKKLLDAYLSESGRNASEFINAARFVSISPVTTQAAIEAGLSISAEASVFTWEGIFRAIANAEGRPWLNVSTSVAMPTKSSFPPGEES, from the coding sequence ATGACGAATCGGATTGGAAAAGTTTATCTGGTCGGTGCCGGGCCGGGTGATGCGGGATTGTTAACCATTCGTGGCTGGCAATGTCTACAGGAGGCTCACCTGGTGTTGTATGACGGCCTCGTCAATCCACGTATTCTGAATTGGTCGCGTGGTGAGGCTGTTCGAAGCTGTCGCGCAGGTCGTTCTGCAGGCGGAGATCGCGCCATCAGCACACATCCGGGCTGGGTTTCTCAATCGGAGATCAACTCCCGGATGATTGAAGCGGCACGCAATGGCCAGATCGTGGTGCGATTAAAGGGAGGAGATCCTTTTATCTTTGGGCGTGGCGGTGAAGAAGCTGCTGCTCTTGCGGAAGCGGGGATTCCGTTTGAAGTGGTTCCGGGCATTACAGCAGCCACTGCAGCAGCCGTCTATTCGGGTTTGTCACTGACGCATCGTGAGTGTGCCTCTGCGGTGGCATTCATTACGGGGCACGAGGATCCAGACAAAACTGAACAGACATTGAATTATCAGTCTCTGGCGAACTTTCCTGGCACGCTCGTCTTCTACATGGGTTTGCATCGCCTGGAGACTATCGCCAGAGCACTTATTGAAGCCGGAAAGCCGGCAGAGACACCTGCCATGGTTGTGAGCCAGGCGACCACATCTCGTCAGCAGTCGGTAGAAGCGACTCTGGCGGATATTGCTGCCAAGGCGAAACAAGCCAATCTCCTGGCGCCATCACTCGCCATGATTGGAAATGCGATTCGATGGCGCACCCCTGCTGCCTGGTTTGAAGAGCGGCCACTTCGCCATCTGAGAATTGCGATTCCCAGACCACTCGAACAGGGGGAATTAACGGCCCTCGAATGTGAGCAATTGGGAGGCTCACCGCTGCTGATGCCAACCATCTCGATCTCGTCCATCGATGATTGGACCCTGGTCGATGGAATCATCGACCGTATCGCAGAGTTCGACTGGATCATTTTCACCAGTGTCAATGGTGTGCGTTGTTTCATGCAGCATTTGTGGGAACGCGGGCTGGATGGTCGCAAGCTGGCGAGATGCCGACTGGCTGTGATAGGTGCGGGAACTGCTGCCGAACTGGAAAAATGGCATCTTCGTGCCGACTTTGTGCCCTCTCAGTTTCGCGGTGAAGTCCTTGCGGAAGAACTCACGCAGAAATTCCCTTCAGGGAGAGCCATCTGGTTTCGGGCGAATCGTGGACGAGAAGTCATTCCTGAGCAGCTTCAAAAAGCGGGCTGGTCAATGGAAACGGCTGTGGTGTATCGCAACGAGGATGTGACCAGTTGGCCGGCAGATTTCTGGGAAAAACTCTCCCGAAAAGAAGTGGATTGGATTGCCTTGAGCAGCCCCTCGATGGCCAGAAACTGGAAAAAGCTCCTTGATGCTTATCTGAGCGAGTCTGGTCGCAATGCGTCAGAGTTCATCAATGCGGCTCGATTTGTGAGCATCAGTCCCGTGACGACACAAGCCGCTATCGAAGCTGGGTTATCGATTTCTGCGGAAGCCAGTGTATTCACCTGGGAAGGCATTTTTCGGGCCATTGCGAATGCCGAAGGAAGGCCATGGCTGAATGTTTCCACCAGCGTGGCCATGCCCACAAAGAGCAGTTTCCCGCCTGGTGAGGAAAGCTAG
- a CDS encoding redoxin domain-containing protein produces the protein MSGSTPSFLKPLVCLAGFWVALPTFAVENTPQASATAGSPQGKLAGLSELTDKTWKDVEGNVWTFPKSETSPVVVVAFLGTECPLALQYAKTLNLLAERFANQGVQFVGVNANPQDSLAEIQAQTRRQKLSYPILKDTHQDWLKALGADRTPQVVVLDQNRVIRYSGRIDDQHGIGKSRPAPTREDLALAVEQILAKKNVEISKTEVIGCLIGRLSSPKAEPQVTWAKDIAPILDQHCVECHRPGEIGPFSLVHYEETAGWAEMIAEVTSERRMPPWHADESHAKFLNERRLSQKEIDTLKQWVVEGTPAGDVSQRPPLPVFTNGWQLPRQPDQVVWMSERPYSVKSTGEVKYQYFSADPGITEDRWISGVEVQPGNRAVVHHVIVFLSEDGKKFNHDKQLLVAYVPGLRLKPLPEGYAKRIPKGSKFIFQVHYTPNGEAQEDRTKVGLIFADPAKVTHEVKTESVAQLRFRLEPYKDNQRVDAKPTKAPVELELLSMSPHMHLRGKSFRYELQPPGGERQVVLNVPHYDFNWQTQYRLAEPIKVARGSTLYASATFDNSPDNLANPDPSKTVTWGDQSWEEMMLGYFDIAVPRASAGKGNLMTDWLDAKEGPGKLVKALDRNKNGQIDPNEVQAGHRELVKQIDADDSGGINEEELRANWTKVLKAISAKKS, from the coding sequence ATGAGCGGATCGACACCATCTTTCCTGAAGCCACTGGTTTGCCTCGCAGGATTCTGGGTAGCACTTCCGACTTTTGCCGTGGAAAACACGCCGCAGGCCTCTGCCACAGCAGGGAGCCCGCAGGGAAAGTTGGCTGGTCTTTCCGAGCTGACTGATAAAACCTGGAAAGATGTGGAAGGAAACGTCTGGACGTTTCCGAAGTCGGAAACATCACCCGTCGTGGTGGTCGCCTTTCTGGGAACAGAGTGTCCTTTGGCTTTGCAGTATGCCAAGACGTTGAATCTCCTTGCGGAACGATTTGCTAATCAAGGCGTGCAATTCGTGGGGGTTAACGCCAATCCACAAGATTCTCTGGCCGAAATACAGGCTCAGACGCGACGTCAGAAACTGAGCTACCCGATTCTGAAGGATACCCATCAAGACTGGCTCAAGGCGTTAGGGGCTGATCGAACGCCTCAAGTTGTCGTACTCGATCAAAACCGCGTCATTCGCTATAGCGGTCGAATCGACGATCAGCACGGGATTGGGAAATCGAGGCCAGCCCCGACTCGCGAAGATCTGGCTTTGGCTGTGGAACAGATTCTGGCGAAGAAAAACGTCGAAATCAGCAAGACTGAAGTCATTGGCTGCCTGATCGGCCGCTTGAGTTCACCGAAGGCAGAACCTCAAGTGACATGGGCAAAAGACATCGCTCCTATTCTCGACCAGCACTGTGTCGAGTGCCATCGTCCCGGTGAAATTGGGCCCTTCAGCCTCGTTCACTACGAAGAGACTGCGGGTTGGGCCGAGATGATTGCCGAAGTGACCAGTGAGCGAAGAATGCCTCCCTGGCATGCTGATGAATCGCACGCCAAATTCCTCAATGAACGCCGGCTTTCTCAAAAGGAAATTGACACATTGAAGCAATGGGTCGTCGAAGGGACTCCGGCAGGAGACGTTTCGCAAAGACCTCCATTGCCAGTTTTCACCAATGGTTGGCAATTACCACGTCAGCCGGATCAGGTGGTGTGGATGAGCGAGCGGCCGTACTCTGTCAAATCGACCGGCGAAGTCAAATATCAATATTTCTCGGCAGATCCTGGAATCACCGAAGATCGCTGGATCTCGGGTGTTGAGGTTCAACCCGGGAACCGCGCTGTTGTCCATCACGTCATTGTGTTCTTGAGCGAGGATGGCAAAAAGTTTAATCACGATAAGCAGCTTCTGGTGGCGTATGTGCCTGGTTTGAGATTGAAGCCACTCCCGGAAGGCTATGCGAAGCGGATCCCGAAGGGTTCCAAGTTCATTTTTCAGGTGCATTACACTCCCAATGGCGAGGCTCAGGAAGATCGCACAAAAGTCGGGCTGATCTTTGCTGATCCAGCCAAAGTGACACATGAGGTCAAAACCGAAAGTGTGGCTCAACTCCGTTTTCGATTAGAGCCCTACAAAGACAATCAGCGCGTCGATGCCAAGCCCACTAAAGCTCCTGTCGAGCTGGAATTGCTGTCGATGTCACCTCACATGCATCTCCGGGGGAAATCCTTCCGTTACGAATTGCAGCCACCTGGTGGGGAACGACAAGTCGTGCTGAATGTTCCCCATTACGACTTCAATTGGCAGACGCAGTATCGTCTGGCAGAACCCATCAAGGTGGCTCGTGGCTCGACTCTGTATGCCTCAGCAACATTTGATAATTCACCAGATAACCTCGCCAATCCCGATCCGTCGAAGACGGTTACCTGGGGCGATCAGTCGTGGGAGGAAATGATGCTCGGCTACTTCGACATCGCCGTTCCCCGCGCTTCGGCCGGCAAGGGGAACCTCATGACCGACTGGCTCGATGCCAAAGAAGGGCCCGGCAAGCTCGTCAAGGCGCTCGACCGCAACAAGAACGGCCAGATCGACCCCAATGAAGTCCAAGCCGGGCATCGCGAACTCGTCAAGCAGATCGACGCGGACGACTCGGGTGGAATCAACGAAGAGGAGCTTCGCGCCAACTGGACGAAAGTGCTCAAAGCGATTTCTGCCAAAAAATCATAA
- a CDS encoding phosphoribosyl-ATP pyrophosphatase: MSDLLKRLEAQLEHRLKELPAGSYVTELSQAGHHMMATTLVEKAYQMVEACAEEDAGNPGDVPAAAANVLFHWMLLLKAYGHDLSTVERELTQRFDLR; the protein is encoded by the coding sequence ATGAGTGATTTGCTCAAGCGGCTCGAAGCACAGTTGGAACACCGGCTCAAGGAACTCCCCGCCGGTTCTTATGTGACGGAACTCTCGCAGGCGGGGCATCATATGATGGCCACGACGCTGGTTGAAAAGGCCTATCAGATGGTCGAAGCCTGTGCAGAAGAGGATGCAGGGAATCCGGGCGATGTTCCTGCAGCAGCTGCCAATGTGTTGTTCCACTGGATGCTGCTGCTCAAGGCCTACGGACATGACTTGAGCACGGTTGAGCGAGAACTGACTCAGCGTTTTGATCTGCGGTGA
- a CDS encoding SRPBCC family protein: MPQFESQVQLPAAPEKIFDFISRPKNLASLSPPEAGLVFVEAPEVLSLGSIMVCRVQAYGVVQQLEQKITVFNSPVGFREELIKGPIKSYIHDYIIEQQDDELCVLKNRIEFEPPGGLIGLMVTADKILDQLEDAFAYRRQMLVKAFS; this comes from the coding sequence ATGCCACAGTTTGAGAGTCAGGTTCAGCTTCCTGCAGCACCGGAAAAAATCTTCGATTTTATCTCACGTCCGAAGAATCTCGCCTCGCTGAGTCCTCCAGAAGCTGGTCTGGTCTTTGTGGAAGCTCCCGAAGTGTTATCTCTCGGCAGCATCATGGTCTGTCGAGTTCAGGCTTACGGCGTCGTCCAGCAACTTGAGCAGAAGATCACGGTCTTTAATTCTCCCGTGGGCTTTCGCGAGGAACTGATCAAAGGCCCTATTAAAAGTTACATTCACGATTACATCATCGAACAGCAGGATGATGAGTTGTGCGTGCTGAAAAATCGAATTGAGTTTGAGCCACCGGGAGGCCTGATTGGTCTGATGGTCACTGCCGACAAGATTCTCGATCAACTGGAAGACGCCTTTGCTTATCGCCGTCAGATGCTGGTCAAAGCGTTTTCGTAA
- the miaA gene encoding tRNA (adenosine(37)-N6)-dimethylallyltransferase MiaA has product MQFPAELLNQCWFLTGATASGKTAVSLELAEMLDAEIIALDSMTLYRKMDIGTAKPSVTECMATPHHLFDVIDPWEEFSVAEYLKSAHQVAEEIVQRNKTPLFVGGAGLYLRSLLRGVFNGPAADWELRKKWETLAFTSGNQAVHDLLAQCDPPAAARLHVNDLRRVIRALEVFELTGIPLSAQQNQLPVEGIHKVFALMPARDWLAERIEQRLTQMVQQGLVAENLRLMDLERSLSHTARQALGYKEILDWLETLRPEARHPELSLPEAVFITMRDRTRQFAKRQETWFRNLKECRQFPIDPRDNPVTIARQILNAAKIPQ; this is encoded by the coding sequence ATGCAGTTTCCCGCAGAACTTCTCAACCAGTGCTGGTTTCTGACCGGGGCGACCGCCAGTGGAAAGACCGCAGTCTCTCTCGAACTGGCAGAAATGCTCGATGCAGAAATCATCGCTCTCGATTCGATGACACTGTATCGAAAAATGGACATAGGTACAGCGAAGCCGTCCGTCACAGAGTGTATGGCGACGCCGCACCATTTGTTCGATGTCATTGATCCGTGGGAAGAATTCAGTGTTGCCGAGTATCTGAAAAGTGCTCATCAGGTGGCTGAAGAGATTGTCCAGCGTAACAAGACCCCGCTGTTTGTCGGTGGAGCGGGGTTATATCTGAGGAGCCTGCTGCGGGGTGTTTTTAATGGCCCAGCGGCCGATTGGGAACTCCGCAAGAAGTGGGAGACTTTGGCGTTCACTTCGGGAAATCAGGCCGTTCATGACCTTCTGGCCCAATGCGATCCTCCAGCAGCGGCTCGATTGCATGTGAATGATTTGCGGCGAGTCATCCGTGCCTTAGAGGTTTTTGAGCTCACTGGCATTCCGTTGTCTGCGCAACAGAATCAGCTGCCTGTCGAAGGGATCCACAAAGTTTTTGCGTTGATGCCCGCTCGAGACTGGTTAGCTGAACGCATCGAACAGAGATTAACGCAGATGGTTCAGCAAGGGCTGGTGGCGGAGAATCTCAGACTCATGGATCTCGAACGCTCTCTCAGCCATACCGCCCGGCAGGCATTGGGCTACAAAGAAATTCTCGATTGGCTGGAAACCCTGAGGCCTGAAGCTCGACACCCGGAACTCTCTCTCCCTGAAGCTGTGTTTATCACAATGCGAGATCGCACACGACAGTTTGCCAAGCGACAGGAAACGTGGTTTCGTAATCTGAAAGAATGTCGGCAATTCCCCATCGATCCCCGGGACAATCCAGTCACGATTGCTCGCCAGATACTAAATGCTGCCAAGATTCCGCAGTGA